GCCAAATTCCACAACGTATCATTCCAGGATATTGCCGCTTTCGGGAATGTGGAGATTCGCCACCCTGATAAGTGTGTCCCCCCTGATGGTTGGCGTCTCAGCTTCCCGAATATATCGCCCACCTCTCGTTTCTATGGGTGGGCTGTACTGGTTGAGAGCGAGCCAGTAAGCAGCACCGGCTGTCCCGCTCCCGACGCAGACGCGGCGGAGGAGTCGCCCCCTCAGCTGAGATGAGCAGGTTACGAGCGCCTACATACTATTCCGGGCCACTGCGGACGCCACAACAGATCCCACACCTAGGTGGCGAGCTTGTTGACCAGGCGGTGGAGCGGTGTGGCGAGCTCGGGGTGGTCGCCCATGCTGGTGCGGCGCAGCAGGCGGGCGGCGACGTAGAGCAGGGCGGTGGTGCCGGCCGGGGTGTCGAGCACGTTGGCGAAGGCGCCCCACACCGTCGTGGCGGTGCGGGGTGCAAGCAGGCTGTAGCAGTACAGCGACGCCGCATCAGACCCGGCCGGGCCGCGGCCCCACAGCTCCCAGTCGAGCATGCCGAGTTCGGGTTGTAGCAGGTTCGCCCAGTGCAGATCACCGTGCACGGTTTCCCACTCGGGCACCTCGATCGACAGCCCGAGCGCGTCGCGGACGGCCTTGCGGATCGCGGGTTCGTCCTTGCGGATCCGCGTCGTCGGGGTCGCCCGGAGCACGTCGAGGCTGCGCCGCAGCTCGCCCCACCACTGCGCGGGCAGGTCGACCTCGGCCCGCAGCGCGTCGGTGTCCGAGCAGCGGCGACCGGGCACGTAGGTCATGAGCTCGGCGCGCTGCCGCCGCACCCCGGGGATCTCCCACTCCACGACGTTGAGCACGCGGGGTTTGCGGATCCCCGTGATCGCGTTCGCGTCGGCGTTGCCCGTCCACCAATCGCCCTCGGCCCACTGGACTTGCTCGGAGACCACCCGCAGCCACCGGTGCCCCTCCGGGCTGGTGACCGGGGCGCTGATCGACCGCAGCCGCCACCCAAACACCGGCTCACCGTCGACCTGCACCCCGAAGTGCTCGGCGGCGCGCGCCAGGTTGCTGCGCATCCATTCGGCGAACTGGCGGTCGGCCTCGGCGACCTCAGCAGCGGTGGGTTCCATCAGTCGATGATGTGCCGCAGGTAGCTGTCCGGGTTGGCCAGGTAGCGGCGCCAGTGGTCGACGAGTTCGAGTTCGTCCCACTTGATCCGCCGAAACCCGTGCTCGCCCACCTCGATGATGTCCGCACCGGGTGTGGCGGCCAGGATCGGCGAGTGCGTCGCGCACACCACCTGCGCCCCGGTCTTGCCCAGCTCGTGCATCAGCCCGACCAGCCGCAGGCACGAGGTGAACGACAGCGCCGCCTCGGGCTCGTCCATCACGTAGAAACCGGGCTTGGCGAACATCGACCGGAACACCGCCAGGAACCCCTCGCCGTGCGACATCTCCGCGGTGTTCTCGTCCCAGTAGCCCGGCACCCCGCCGAGGTTCTCGGTCATCTGAAACGCCGTCTCGGCCCGCAGGAAGAACCCCTGCTTGCGGGTGCGGGGGCCGCCGAGCATCCGGGCCCCGGCCGCGGTGGTCTCCAGCGTCAGCACCTCACCGAGCGGGGTCTTGGTCGGGTTCGGGCGGCCCCGCAACGCGGCGAGGCGACCTCCGTAGGAATCGAGCTTGAACCCCTCGGCGATCGCCTCGACCAGCGTGGACTTGCCCGAGCCGTTGTCGCCGACGAAGAACGTCACCGGAGCCTCGAACCGCAGCCCCTCGTCGACGAGCTCGGCCACGCACGGCACGGTGAACGGCCACCGGCCACGCTCGGCGCGGCCGGGCCGGTTCGCCTCCCTGACGTAGG
This portion of the Saccharopolyspora antimicrobica genome encodes:
- a CDS encoding pentapeptide repeat-containing protein; translation: MEFQGDTLFVAVEFQSKSLFSGSGFQSKSLFREAEFQGEAVFIGVEFQGESWFDGAEFQSVALFNGAEFHARAKFHNVSFQDIAAFGNVEIRHPDKCVPPDGWRLSFPNISPTSRFYGWAVLVESEPVSSTGCPAPDADAAEESPPQLR
- a CDS encoding AAA family ATPase, with the translated sequence MLFVRRAYVREANRPGRAERGRWPFTVPCVAELVDEGLRFEAPVTFFVGDNGSGKSTLVEAIAEGFKLDSYGGRLAALRGRPNPTKTPLGEVLTLETTAAGARMLGGPRTRKQGFFLRAETAFQMTENLGGVPGYWDENTAEMSHGEGFLAVFRSMFAKPGFYVMDEPEAALSFTSCLRLVGLMHELGKTGAQVVCATHSPILAATPGADIIEVGEHGFRRIKWDELELVDHWRRYLANPDSYLRHIID
- a CDS encoding aminoglycoside phosphotransferase, yielding MEPTAAEVAEADRQFAEWMRSNLARAAEHFGVQVDGEPVFGWRLRSISAPVTSPEGHRWLRVVSEQVQWAEGDWWTGNADANAITGIRKPRVLNVVEWEIPGVRRQRAELMTYVPGRRCSDTDALRAEVDLPAQWWGELRRSLDVLRATPTTRIRKDEPAIRKAVRDALGLSIEVPEWETVHGDLHWANLLQPELGMLDWELWGRGPAGSDAASLYCYSLLAPRTATTVWGAFANVLDTPAGTTALLYVAARLLRRTSMGDHPELATPLHRLVNKLAT